The Augochlora pura isolate Apur16 chromosome 4, APUR_v2.2.1, whole genome shotgun sequence genome segment CAGAAGTCAAGATATACGGAGGCCCCGGTGCGAAGGACTTCGGAATTCGTCAAGCGTACAGAAATAACACGTTGTCCCGTGTAGTTGCAAGTATAATATGGTATTCGTAGCGGCTCCGAAAAAAACAACGAAACGGGTCGAACGGTAAAataaaggagaaaaagaagaagagaaacaaTTGGAAAGCGACGACGGTGCGGTAGCGACGGTGCACTTGCTATAATATAGTTGTGCGACTACCCAATGACTCGGACGGACGTTCTCGAAGAAGATGAATGGCATAAATACTATACAACTTACTCGAGTACACTTGTATATTCGTGAGGTATAAACAAATGGGAAAATGATAGTAGTAGACaacgaggggagggggggggggggtaagGGAGAGGGATGCGTGTATAAATTATCGGACGCGGCTCGTCGTCGTGGACAGGACACGATTCggagatattaaatatacattttttttggCGTATCGAAAGCACTAGCGGAAACAATCGCGAGGCGTCAGAATTTGCTCGTCGTCGGAAAAAGGATGGTTGCGATGATGCTTCGCGCGATGACTGCCGCGGCGGCGATGATTCGTGCGCGAGATtctccgttcttttttttttcggggcgtgctcgcgcgagcgctAGCTTCGCTTTGTTTAAATCAGGCGCGACGGAAGCTGCTCTCTCgttaatcgttaattaatcaGCGGGATTTCAACGGcggtgatatttttttttttggcgaTGATTTTTTTTGGTAACATTTTGCCGGGCAGTCAACGCGTCCGCTCGATTATCGTGGTTGCCCGCCGATGACGCGGGAACGATACGGTAATCGAGTGCGCTGTATACGTATGCGCGCGGTTTACTTTAATCTCTATTTTCTAACGAAGACTAGATAGAAGCACGAAAATAGGATCAGGATAACGTTCGGCGCGTAGACGGCCACGCCGCTCTCGTTCCAGCATACGTTCAGGTTGCACTTGTTGATCACGGGGTTGAACCGCTGCTTGAAGTACTCCCAGTCGCACAGGCCGACGTCGCATCCGTCCAGCATGACTAGCTTCTCCGCCAAGTAAAACATGACCCTGTTTGGCCGACTGGCGTCGTCGCATCTGCGAATAGAAATAGATCGTTGTTGTGACCAACTGTTGTCTATTCCCCGTCCAGACGCTCGcgaattttaaacaacttcCGCCGGCCGTTTCGGGACAATGACTCATTCGTCGTTTTATCGCCGGAGATTTGGAAACGCGAGACCTGCCCGACGGTCGGTAGAGCTGTCCGCCCCACCAACGGTGACCGCGTACGATCTCTGTCTGGAGTCGGCGGACAGCTATTGTGATCGTCGACGTAAGTTCGGGTCCCTTTCATTGAGGCAAGGGGCTATAATTAGGACGGGTTACAAAAATGATCGCGAAACGAATTGAACACTTTTCTGAAGATATTAACAAGGGTAGCTTCGTTCTAACTGTCGAAGTGGGAGATTTTTCTGCAGCTCGAATGGGTAGCTTTTTTGCTAGCTGCAATTTGATAGCTTGCAATTTTAGAATTCGCAATTTGGAcgcgttaattatttcgaagcatttttaaacattctcgCGTATTTAGAAAAGTATTATCGAagtaattaatagactgcggatttttatgacAGAAATGAGTATGATGTAAATTAGTggaaaaagattaaaatgattatagCTGGAGGAGAAATTTGTTCCTGCCTCCTGTCTCTCGCTATTGTTGCAGGCAACTTTTATGCCGCATAGAGATCCGCAGTTTGATAATTTAATGCGAAAGTATAGTCTTCTTAAAGCTCACTTGTAAAACACCGCGACGAGGTTCGCGGCGAAGGGCGAAATGAAGGAGGTCCGCCATTGACGTTTCGCCATGCTGTCGTAGTTGTAGGCCGTCAGTTTCGATTGGTCTTTGTTTATGTTCAGCGTGGCGAGCAGATTCTGCAGACTTATGATGTCGGAGAAGTAGAACACGCCCTTAGGCTCCAGCGATTCCGTGTCTTTCTCCACTTTCCTGAAAGGAAATCCGCAAGCATCGTTAAACGGCAAAGGTTGCAAGCGCTGCCGCTGGGGTGGTGAGGCAACCGGCGCATCCTGTGCGGCATAGTAACGCAACTAGGATGTCGAACGTATCTCGGAGCGACGCGAGTCCTCGCGAAAGACGGACAAGGTGGATGCTCGAGGCCGAATCATCGTTCGGAAAGgtacgcgcgctcgcgtcgcgACATATCTGGTTGCGCAACTAGGAGATCGGAACGAGGTCCGCCAGCCAAAGGGCGCGCTTTAGAAAGGCTTTAACGAAATTACCAAAAGTGATTCATCATGTCTTGCAAAAGCGTACATCCTAAGTGCGCATTGATTTCACGTCCATATCCGGCTTTGTAATAGTAGTAGAGATCCTCGCGATACTCCAGCACGCGGAGCTCCTCTTTGTTGAAAACGGCACACCACGGCGATAGTTGCGTCACCGTCCAAGACTTTTCGTAACGGCACATGTCGTACATCGTTAGGATCGTTCCTGCAAAACTCGCGCGGATATTAGaaaaccggcggcggcggcctgaTAGAAACTGTACGAGCGTCCGAGGCGTCGGCACACGCCATCGGAAATTCGTTAAGCCGTTGCGCAGCGCGGAATTTTTATGCCGATCGGCGAAATTGCGATTTTAACTGCTGCCGATAAATCGTACAGTTTTCACTCTTTGCGCGATCTGCTAATTTTATGGATCGTCcgtggaataaaaattcctgCTGCAACTATGGAACGAACGTCGACACTTTGCGAAGATTCATCTACGATTTTCCAATAAACctataaactattattatataaaaattagccgtattaattcaaaatagtttctttaaattttttaatcgtttttagACAGTCGCGAACGAATTGTTTTCCGAACGCTCCAATGAGGAACGATCGAGCCTCGTCACCGAGGAATTCGTCGCGTTCCCTGACCAGAGTCACTTAAAAAGTTCAATAACCATCGCCGGGCAAAGTGTTGACATTCCTCGTTGCGCAACGATTATTTGCAGCGGCATGTACGGCGCTCACGTTTCGGGATATGGTAGAGGAAGCCAAGACGCCTGCTGACGTTCTGTATGAGGCTCTGGAACTGCGGCTCCTCTTCAAATTTGCTGACCTCCTCGGTGGAGACGTTGTTGAACTCGTTGTTCCACACGTTGCAGGTTCTATAAGCCTGGGAGAGGAAAGTCAGCGTGGAATTTTTCCGAGCGACGTTCCGCGGCGAATTGGCAGACGTATATTATCGTCTCTAACGATCTCAATTACTTACGGTCAGCAGCGTGTCGTTTACAGGAAGCTCTTCGCCGAGCAACGTTGCGCCCTCGCCGAACAGTCCCTTGACGAACTGGTCCATGCTGGCGCGGCCCTCCGCGGTTTTGAACTTCGAACAGAGAAAACAACGGCCGGTCAGAACGCCGGGTTTCGTTTCGCGATTAGATCCGATCGAATACCAAGTAATTGTCCGTCTCGACGTTTTCCGGTTGCAAAAGGTGAGGGTAGTTGCTTTGCAATCGTCCCGCGAGCAGCTTCATGTCCTCGACGCCCTGCGGTGTCAAAACTTCCGCCCTCTCCACCATGAGGTAATCGTTCGGCTTCCATCTTTTCAAGTTCTCCAGGTCCCGTTCGCACAAGTGGCCGTCTGCGAACGCAAAATCACGATGGACGCGACACGACCAATTGCGAAACATCTGTACGGACGCGATCGGACGGATCGGCTGCGTGTGCGAAACCGGCGCTCGCTGCAATTAAGTTCCGCGTCCCGATGAAAACCGTTCGACCGGTCAATTAAATTGTCCGCGAGCACGTTCCGGTGCCAGCTGGATCCAATTTTGCTACCGATCCCGCTGTCCCgataaaaactatttattcaaTCAGTTATGGCGGCGACAACTCGTTCTGGTAGCAGCTAGATAACACCGCTGCGGTACCCGCGTTCGCGAAAACAATTTGCACGATCGATTATAGCTTGATCGTTTATTGCTACAGTGGGGCCAGTTACGAATTTATCGTGACAAGtgacagtttttttttctatcagTCTCCTGGCAATTTATATACAGGATGAGTCATTTAACTCTTCATCATAGACATCATGCGATTCGAAAGTCTATCGAATAAAAGAAGTTACTACTAAAAATCTACCCTTAAGAAATTCTGCAcccttcaattttaataattttattattctgtatttattattactcagCATCGTGCGATGAGATCATCGAACGATCGTCTCTCATCGGTGTGATTTTCAACTTTCTCGTGCAGCCTGCCGATGCAGCTAATTTCGTGCTCGGTGTCTAGCGGTCGGGTTACTATGGACACGTCGCGCATCgtgcacacgcacacacggcGAGAACTACCCCGCGGAAAGTGTGACACCAGAAGGCTCGTTCCAATTTCGAAAGGTAAGTTCACGGAATCGATAAATCTAAGGTACACGGTACCCGTGAACGGCGGAGCGTGTATTGATCAACACGCGAAACGACGCGGCGGCGAAAGATCGATACGAAAAAGTGTCAATGACCTGAATTAGCTTGCGGTCTCTCTGGTCtacccgcgccgcgccacgttCAACGGAACAGAACTTTCCCCTCCGTTGTTCTTTAGACTGGGAACTGTCGGAACGATGTCACCCGGTTCGAACGAGACCGCGAATAAATTATCAGCAACGACCTGGTCTCGCAGCTGGTCAAACGTTCGCCGGCTTAACCATTCGCCGGGTTGAACGTTCGCCGAGCTTCTCAGAGGCTATACCGCGATTCCTCGAACCAGGGAACAGAGGAGATTTATACTCACTGCCGCGGGACTCGTGATTGTTGATTATCTGGCTCTGCACTTCCGTTAACGAAAGCATCTCGCTGATCTCCGACCTCGACGCGCACCGTGTCCCATGCGTAGCCAGCACCCAAACCTGCTCCGCTTCGCAATCTACGGATGGAATTGCAGTTCAGTATCGTGGATCTTCGGAAGGCTGGTCCAACAACTCGGACAGTAAATCGATCTTACACTTGCGCCACGATCGATTGCGAAACCGTGCGAAATTGTTCTAATTACTCGTCGCTCGACGCATGACTCATGAATAAAAAGCAGATTAAATTAAGCAGTAacatcatttaaattttcttccaaTCGAGTTCTTTTAATCTCCGCTAATTTATGTTCCACTTGTCGCTTATTCTATCATCATTATTTCACTGATTCGCAATCGTTCTCAGCCCATCGATCATTCGACAGTTCTTGCGGCGCGACTTGGAAACATGTCATTTATATTAGCATTTCGTTGATATGCGCGAGCATTTATCAACGCGTCGTTGGCCGGTGTTTTACGACGGTTAACAACACAAGTTGACTCCTGACCGATCAGCGGAGTGTCAACGTGTGTTAGTAGCATTGtctttgatcattttttaacaCGATGGCAATAATAACGATCGAGAAATATCGATCGCAACGATACGAGTTTCCAGAGAACAGCGAACAGCATTTCCATGGAAAAAGAGCATCGAACGCGACTGTTTCGCGAACGACCGATTCGATGAAGCGGAATTCGGCACCGGTGTCCGACTATTTCCGTGgcaaactatttatttacttacttGGTACGTCTTGGAAGCGGGTTTTGCCGGCGTGGACGAAGTGGTAGGCTGTTTTGGTGGCCATGTACAGGTACGGGTCGTTCTCCTCGGCGAAACAGTAGTCGGAGTCGCGGGTGTACGCGAGATTCGCCAGAACGACCAGCAGGAACAGGGACAGGGACAGGTTCATTTTGATAGTCATCGTTGCGTGTCTGAAACGCTGTAAACGGAAAAAGACATAGAGAGATAaaaggatagagagagagagagagagatttattaaaaatcgagcgGAGCTTTCCGCCGACAGGCCGGTGCATCGACGTCGcatttttctttccgaaaGAACGATCCGGTTTTACTGGTAGCCGTCGCGCAAACTCTCGCGGCCCATAGAATTTTACGATCGCATAAAGCGCGCTGCAGCCTCGTCTCTTTCCCGCTCTCTAAAACCCGGCTGCACAGTCAAGTTAAACCTACATTTTCCTGCGCTGATGTCACATGCTCCTTCAcccggcgccgcgccgcgccgcgaatcgCGACCGGCCGAACGCGTGTCTTATGTAACCGCGAAAGGATATTTATCCATTTAGCGTAACGgatagagaaaaaaagaaacacgaacgaacgaacggaaaaaaagaagagtgGAAGGATAAAGAGGAAAATTATCCTTTCGTCCTTCGGGCttatgtaatcgataaatccCGAGATATGTGGGCAGCCGGTATGATGTCACGTCCTTCGGTCACAACATCGTCGCCGATGTCGCACATGCCCCGGGGGAGCAATTTACCAatcaaattgttaataacaatccCGTGACCCGGCCGCGAACTGGAACCACGGTGGCCGGCGCGAACCGCGGCTCCCTGTAAACAAATTGGTGAGAGCCGCCGTGGAACCGCGGCGAGCCGGTTCGCGGGTTACTGCGCCGCTGCGCTGGTGCAGTTTACGGTGCGCCAAGGTTAAGGATAGAGACGAGAGAAATATGCGAGCGAACGTGAAAGTGCGGAGATGTGCGCGCCGGCCGGATTACGAGCACAGGCCAGGACCGGCTTGCATAATTCCCGGGATAGTGCGCGAGAAAAACAGGTTCCGCGCGAGGAGCTAGACAGTTCGCGACGCGATTATTAAGTTCGCAACCGGACCGAATTCTACGGCGACGTTCGCCTGCCTCTTatcgggggtgggggggtgCCCGAACGCCTCGCGACGCTTGCTAATAGTTTACGTGACTTCTGCTAAAAGTTTACGTGACTCCTGCTAAAACCGCAAATTCGAGCCTGAGAAATTAACACCCGTCGCCGGCTGGCACCGGTTAGAACGAATTTATCTCTGTTAGAGCGTTTTCTCTTTGGAGAACGCTTTTAAGATTTCACCGTGAAATACGACACCGAAAacgttactttattatttgcaaaaatatgttttgttgGACACGGTGACTGGTTTGTAAAAGTATTTGCTGcggagaaatttttatggTTCTTCCTTTTAAGACTTCTTTAAAAGGGGGGGAACGGGTGCTTTACGATCCGTATGATCGTCAGAATAGGATTCCTGAATAATGGCGGCCGATGTGGAATatcttttcgaaaataatccCGAGGGAAATCGTCAGATTCTGCGCGCCATAAAACGTTAATCCCCAGTCGTTTGCAAACGaggattattttagaatattatctGTTAAACTAGCTCTCGTGACTGAAAGAAATGGCGAGGAAATGCGCTAATCGAGACAACAAGAACTTctaacgaattaaaaatcggtattaatttaatagctTATTACAATTTGCTATAAATACCTTGTAGATTTTTGTCTTAAAAAAACTCAAATAATACCATCGAATCCTTGCGATgtagagaattttttttcgcaacCGCGACGGCCGttgaaaaaagagaaaccgTCGTTATTTTTCGGCGAAGTGTACGAAAGCGTGGAGGTATAAATAATCGCGCTAATTGCCCGAGCGACGAGACTGAAATTCGCGGAGCAGTCAATTCGTCGCGAAGGCGGACCGAGCGCGGTTGGTAAAGAACAATCCGGCGAGCAAGTATCGCCGTGGATAGCGTAATGGGCAGTTGCTCGATTAGCAAAACCTTCTCCGAGTCTAATAAGTCTACTTGGCCTACTTATTGTTAATGCCCCGTGTCCGCAAGTGACGACTGCCGTGTAAACTTGGATAGCGATCTGATTTTACCGCGAACGCTCGACGGATTTTACGGTCCGCGTTTCCCCACCGGGCCAATAAAAAGGATCGCGCGAACGATCTTCCGTCGACGACCGCGTCCATCGTTCGTTCGCAACGATCGATACCACCATCGGACCACGCTCGCGTTATATATCCGAGAAAATCGAGGCATTTCGAACGGGCGGGCGCGGCGTCTCGCGTTCCCTTCGACATCGCCATCAGCTTAATGGGACTCTGTTTTCTGTTTACCCCGGCGTTGCCGTAATGAATCATCTCCCGTGTCACGGGGAAGAACAGAACAATCTACTATCGCGCAATAAAGAACGGCCGTACGGTAATCTGTACTTGATAATTGAGAACACAAGTAGGACGGCGACGTCACGCTCGGCGATCCCTGCCGTCCGGCAATTCAACGggttttaattattcgccggacggtttatttattcaaatgaaattcctCCCGAACGCGTAATCGTGGCTcgatcgacgaaaaaaaaaaaagagaaaaagttgAATGAAAACGGCTTTTATTGCGACAATGCTCCCCCTTTCGAACCGGGACCGTTCCGACCTGCCTCAAACCGTCGCCGCCTCCCCGTTGACGAACGCTCGTTCGTTAACATTGTTTCTTCGGAAATTCCGATGCGACGAACCGAGCGCGCGGGCCCGGTCTTAACGGATCGGCGACGATGCTCGTCGATATTGTAATACCTCGTATGGATCACACCGATTCGGAATCAAATATTAACGCGACACAGTTCGCGGTGCCGTGCGATTAACCTGGAGGCCATTTTGAGACCGACGAAGACACTACTCCTTCGCCGAAAATACGGCAGCGTTgttcgttttaaaatatatagacgCCATAATTTCGCGATTTACTTCTCGCCGATGTTTcctgaattttgttataatttttacacaaaaaaTAAGCATGCGTTATTTAGAGGACCCATATTTCTTCGATGAGAAATAATCGCGAACCGCGTTCGTCTAATTGTCGATTAATATCCGCGAGGAGGCCGTCGAAGGCGGCGATCTGGTcggttaaaaatgaatttccattGAAGAATTACCGCAATTACGATGCCCGGTATTTATCTTCACGCCCTGTTTCGGCTTGTTGCGCCGCGTCCTGGAAACAGAAGCCTctgaaaagagagagagtgtgtgtgtgtgtgtgcgcccGCTTGTCGGAGCAATTAacttttcacttttttccTTCGCGCGACGATCCACGGAAAATCTTCCACGAGCACTCGATCACGGCCGTCGAATAGCGAGCGATAGAGAGGTGTCCCCCTTTCGATATATTACATGATCCAACGACTGGAAAAGCCGCGTGAATTGTCGCCGGGGACCGGTAGCAGGTTACCGATCGTATTTTTCCGCGGTGGACATTCGAGTGGCGCGCGAACGGGTTTTTCGAGA includes the following:
- the LOC144468984 gene encoding multiple inositol polyphosphate phosphatase 1, which codes for MTIKMNLSLSLFLLVVLANLAYTRDSDYCFAEENDPYLYMATKTAYHFVHAGKTRFQDVPNCEAEQVWVLATHGTRCASRSEISEMLSLTEVQSQIINNHESRGNGHLCERDLENLKRWKPNDYLMVERAEVLTPQGVEDMKLLAGRLQSNYPHLLQPENVETDNYLFKTAEGRASMDQFVKGLFGEGATLLGEELPVNDTLLTAYRTCNVWNNEFNNVSTEEVSKFEEEPQFQSLIQNVSRRLGFLYHIPKRTILTMYDMCRYEKSWTVTQLSPWCAVFNKEELRVLEYREDLYYYYKAGYGREINAHLGCTLLQDMMNHFWKVEKDTESLEPKGVFYFSDIISLQNLLATLNINKDQSKLTAYNYDSMAKRQWRTSFISPFAANLVAVFYKCDDASRPNRVMFYLAEKLVMLDGCDVGLCDWEYFKQRFNPVINKCNLNVCWNESGVAVYAPNVILILFSCFYLVFVRK